TACAGTGCAGTCAACATTATCAATCAATTTGTTTACAGTGCAGTCAACAttattctctctcattctcatcaTCATCTTGTCACTGTCATTTTTCTTCATTATACCCGCCACTCAGTTTATTGAAAAAAAAGATTATAGGTCCTTATGGGCGAGTCACAAGTTGTTGCTATGATACTGACTGCACTTCCATCATTTATGATACAAAGCACACACTGTGGAGCTATTATTATACATTATGGTCTGGGTCCCAATTAAAATACAGCTGTATGTGGCAAAAACTTTTTTTGTGGCAAGAATGGTTTGTGGCCCTCATAACAATTGTTTGGCCTGAACTAAAGAACATGACAACAACACGTGATTTGTTAACAGTGTTGTGGAGTAACGAGTTACATGTAACGGAATTACGTAATTTAATTACAAAATAAACTTAACCGTAACAGTCACTGGGAAAATGTGTAATTAAAAATCACATTTACTTATAAAAATGATTGATTACACTGGGGTTACATCTGATTTAAAAGTGCCTTATTTAAAGTTTGATTAttggcagacaggcaggcagacacacatgcacacacacacatacacacacaatcctacAAGACTAGGACACCTGCTTATTCAATATTTCATATTTGCGGCTGTGTATATTTTGGCCAAGTCATTAATTGCTGTATAATGTTAAATCCCAAATTTTGATTTTGAAAAGCAGTCATAGCCATGGAAAGATGTAGCTCTTTTTTAGCATTTATATACTGTAAACAAATACAACTTCCTGCGCAATCGCTGACTGTATCTTTAAACAGTGCCAGTTGAAGTAGAAATGTTCTAAAGAATCTTTGGTTGAAGGCAGCATGAAGGATATATGTATGCTGCCTTCACAATTAGGCAACAAAGGTAGTAGAAGGCAGTAttttaaagaaatatttggttcgGACATGTCTTGATGCCTTGCTGCCACCGAAAGCTGTCTTAGAAGGCAGGATTTTCTCTGTTTCAGATTTAGCCTATATATGACCTCAGAATGATCTCACATTAAAAGGAGATGCTGACTGTGGTGGCTGTTATTTCTAATCAAATTATTATAATCTTAATTCACGTAATGAAGGATTTTGAAAGGAGTTTGACAGTAGTCAGTGTTGAGTACTGTTTTCAAGTTAACACTGCCAGGTTTAAACATTTGAAAATGGTTAACAGCTGAAAACATTCATTAGAAATTTAGAAAAGTAATCTAATTGAATTAAATGTAATAAGTTACATTACTTTGATAAAGTAATTGAAATAGTTACACCACTGTTACATTTTGAATAGGGTAACTTGTAATATATTGTACATACATTGtaattgtattacatttcaaaaGTAACCTTCCCAACACTGTTTGTAAATGATGGAAAATATCAATAGAAAATACTAAGCACATACAGACTATGAATACTCATGTTCCACTTTGGATCAGGTGGTGGCTGGAGGAGTCAAATGTAAACATTGCAGAGTTCAGTATCATAACAGTTCTGGTCTATTATGAGTTATGGTGACCTACTCTTTACCGCCAGATGTGCTTCTTGCAATTAGTTATGAGTGTTTACACACCAATGCATGCAGTACACCTTGATGCATTCAGTTTACATGTGTCAAAAAGTGAGCTTCCAGAACATGCAATGATGACACTGCCAGAGAGAATAGACACAATCATCTGCTTTCTCTGCCCTACACTGAGACACATGTTCCATTGATGTGTTCAGCAGAACATGATGCAGTGTTTACATCATGTAAACATTTCTACCCGCAAGACTAAGTGATGGTTAAGACATGCATTGCATGGAGAGTTGCTGAAGTGGAGTAATCACAGAAAAGCAGTGCTCTGTATAATTATTGTGGCATTCAAAACCATGCCCACAAAATCTTCTATCAGAGTGAGCAGTTGGTGGTTTGTGTTGCACCTATTGAACTGCATTTAATGGCATGAACTTTGTACTAACCTTGGTGTCCAAAATGGATTTTTCCTTCTTGATCACCACTGTCTTTTCTTCAAGATCCACAGTGGTCAGTCTTTTGTTTTGTAGAATCAGTTAATTAGAGAGTGCACACAGTGTCCACACCGTGCATCTTACTTGCACTGAGGAAATGATGACGGTTATCTCGATGTCAAGAATTGTCCTCTGTATTGCTCTTTGCTTGCCTGCTTCACTTCCTCTTACAAGCAATTAAGTCTAGATAGCACACATCCtcaccatacacacatatgcaagcaATGTGAAAAGTCAAGTGCCTACCCACTGTGTCATCCTCTAAGGGGAGGGAAAGATTAGTATTTACCTTGTCTATTTATGACTACATGACATCATCAGGCTACATGGGATTCCCAAACAGCTTGCACCAGTATATGTATCAGTCAATATACAATGAATAATTTAGAAAATATCACACAGTATATCACACAATATCATCACTGTTCTTAATAGACATCAGTGCAGTTCATTTTCAATAAAAAATTAACTGAACTCAACTACAATTGCTAAAGTAACCATAATATAAGCCCACTGGTTAAATGAGATttctggtgatttttcacaaaGATCATAGTATAGCACTGTTGGCCACTACAGAGCTACTGtaggtagaaccgattgttttcattttatttcatattgacagtactcggtgactttgagaaacagagatctgtaACTGTTGTGTGATACAGTACATGCTATTCAAACATGCACATCTGAATCACCAAGTGTCTATTTGTATATTTGCAAGCATATATTTTTGTCACTGTTTAGTATGTTATATGTTGGTGAATTTGCTAGCAGTGTTGAAGTAGTAGGGGCTCACTAGATGCAAGGTGTTGTTGCGTCACAGTGGATATCTTATGGGGGATACTCTATGTGAACTTACAGGAACTCCAGTGAATGTGCAAGGAACGCGAGCAGCTAAAGCCTGCAAATCCCCTAAGTGTTTCTCAATGAGTGACTGCACGTTTGGCTAACTGCTCCCCCCACTAACACATGCTCAGACACCTGAGTGTTTCATCTGAGAACATCTCTTTCCCATAACCAGCATGAATGCAGCAACAAACAAACTCCTTGTATTGCTCCTTGATAATGCATTCCATTGCAAAGGGGGAAATGTGCACACAATTGCAAAAATGTgctgtaaaaaatgaaaatcattttGAGAAATAAAGCAGCAGTGTCTGCGATTTGAAAGTCCATTCTACTAAACCATGCAAGTGTCTTTAAGCGCCTGCGAGTCCAGTAAAAAAAGTCGAGTAAAGTCGAGTCGAGTAAAAAATTAAAATCATTTTGACAAATAAAGCAGCAGTGTCTGCGATTTGAAAGACCATTCTACTAAACCATGCAAGTGTCTAAGCCCCTGCGAGTCCAGAAACTCCAACCCAATAGTTGGTCCAATGTGTTGCAGAGCAGAGGCCTTCAATTGACACTGGTTCAGCAGGGGACTTTACTTTATGCTCTTCTCGATCCAGTCTTTTAAGTTATTCACACGCGTGTAGATTATGTAAAGTTCTGGGCTGCACTTGCGTTGCTCGTACCCAAAGCTCACCAGGCCGACTAGCTCCCAGACTCCTTGGTCGCTATCGCTATCATGTCTGTCGTCGCCTGAGAGGGGTGACAGGTGGGGGCTgcgaggagaaggaggggacTGAACCATGACCACTCCACCAGTGGCAGAATAGCAGACCGGTGTGGGGCTGTGGGGATGCTGGCGGCCACACAGCATGTTGTCGGTGAGGGCCACAGGAAGCCCATTAAGTCTGTACTGTCTCTCACACTGCAAAACATCCCTCAGCTCAATCAGCCCAGTGTGAGCTGAAACTGCTGTGTCGTCCTGGGCACTGTTTTCAGGCAAGGGCCAGTCAATGGCATACCCCTGCTGGGCAGTAACCTCTCCTCCTTGCAGTCGCGGTAGGCACACAGGCATTACATGCTCGCTGATTCTGGCCTTGTCCAGCAGCTTCAGTACGGCCAGATCAGAGTCTGGCCCAGTTAAGTTGTAATTTGGGTGAATCAAGATGGCAGCAACCTGTGAACAGTGGACAGATATGAGACAAGGGGAACAGGCACAACTCATGCACAATGGCTGCCTGACATGATTTGGGGCTAAATGGCAAAGCAGGTTGCCTGGCAGAAGATCAGAGCTAATGGACTGCCATGTGCCTTGAGATTAATTAGATGCAGTAGACAACACTAGGACAACACTACTGTTGGATAATTTCACATTTTGATCATCACATAGCCACATGTCAGTGAACAATAAACTTTTATGACTATCAGATTGTGTGCAATAGCAGCCATTATGCAATCATGCAGTGATTTCTACTGTTTCTTCATTCTTATGCTCATTAGAAAGTCAGTCAGTTATGTCTATGATTTCTGAGATTTCTAGACAAGTGATTATGAGTGTGTCCCCACCCCTTTTTTCCAGATACACTCTAATTCACACACGTACCCGCAAGAAGTCGGATGTCTCTGTGTTCATATGTACTCTTAAATTGCGCTTGCCCATCACAACCTTAATATCAGCCGGGCGAACATGTTGGGCACTGCCCGGCTCTGTCACGCAATGTGCTGCCACCACCACACTGTATTGGTTCACCAAAGTCCCGCTGCATGTTAACCGCCAACGCTCGCCTCGGTTGTCCCCGATTCTCCCCCCACCAAATCTGGCTTCCTCGCTCTCTGTCCTCCCCGCTCTAGCTCCAGAGATGTGGTGGTAGATGGCTGCGTGCCAAGGCCACTGTGTGTCTGCCAGCGTCTGGGGACTGACCGATCCGAGTTTTCCACACACTGGAAAACGGGAAGAACACAGAGAGCCGATGATTACAGTTCGTCATTTATAATCACATTATTATATCCTCTGAAATGTGATTGTAGGTCCTGCAAAGCACATTTGTCTTCCATTTTTGTCCTTTCTTCACATCAAGCAATACTGTGCTTTGAACTAAATTTATTGAGGTTTGCGAAGAGCACCATCTATTTGGACGAACACAAGCCTTTTACTCTTCATTAACAATTTAGTAATGGAAAAGCCAGCCATTAGACACTTGGTGCACGCCAGCAATTCTGCAGCGATTCTGGCTGAGGGCTGAGCTCAGTGCTGCCCTCACCTGGTGAACAGGAGACATGCTGCCCACTCCACTTCCCTGTCTTGAGACAGGTGCGCTGGGCACTGCCAAAGTGCTGGTAGAGAGGGGAGGCACACTCATACTCGATCTGGGTATACTGAGAGTGAAACCCAGCAGGAAGTGGCTCGATAGGGGTCACCTCCTCACTCAGGGTGGCTGTTCCTGGTATTCTCAGGTTGGTCAGAGAGTGCAGCCCGTGGAGTGTGGTATTTCTCCTAGAGAAATTGATGAAAGAATGTATCATTATATGGCATTATATTGAAGTCCTGTATCCTGTACAACATTAGCACTTAACACAAAATATTGTCTCTCTTGTGTCTACAGAATGTTGCATCTACTGTACACATCCACTAGCATGTTCCTCAGATCTTACCTCAGAGCAACATGAGGTGGGTGAATCCTCTGTTTCACAAGCTTTGACACCTTAGGCTCTCGACAAGCTGCAGATATTTTCAAGAGGAATATTATGTATTTTCCACAATGACAAGAAGCAGTTAACCTGTAAAGTAACCCTTAATTGATATGAAACATCTAATGTTGATATTACCTTTCACACATTGTGGCTGCTTGCCACTCCAAGTTCCATCAGCAAGGCAGCTTCTTCGTGAATTTCCACTCAGCACATAGGAGTTCTTGCAGTGAAAATCCACCGTGTGTGATGTCTTTCGAGCAGTCGTCTTATAATACCCATGTTGAAGCTTAGGTAATGAAGGGCAATTATTCTTGTTGGAATCTATGATAGAGGACAGATGGAAGGGGTAGTGCACTCCTTAAGAGATTTCACATCTCCTTAAGAGCTTTCACAGCTCCTTAAGAGCTGCACACCTTATTTCACACGGGCACAAATCCACACAAAAAGAAATCCATGATGCTATGGATGAACCCATGTATAAAATCACTCCCTAATGTTGTCGGAGGACCCACCGTACCTTTGACACACATGGGCGATGCTCCACTCCATGTGCCATTTGACAAGCAGCTCCTCTGTGTCGTGCCATGTAGTCGGTAAGATTTGTGGCACGAGTACTGAACCATGCTGAGAGCATTTCCAGATGCTTCGTACAGCAAAGTGAAATCTCCATCCAGGGGCGTTGGAGGCACGCCACAGGCTTTCTTCAGTGGAACAGCTGAATGGAAAGATAGAGTGATTTAGTGCCTCTAATGTGACTATGTGGACATGACCCTTTAaaaagtcaacatttttatgaagGCCACGAGTCCAACCGTTATGAAATACCCATGCATCCCAATACTGACCTCTACTCGCTGCAAATAAATATCATTTTTTTCCCATACAACTTGTGATAGGGATTTTATGTTCAATCTGAAAGTGCCTGTTGTTTTAGTGGTTATGACTTGAAACAGAACTCACAGGTCTCGCACTGATGACCTGTGTAGTCAGCTGGGCACGCACAGCGGAAGGACTGAACAGGGTCCAAGTTGCAAGTGCCCCCGTGCAGACAGGGAGAGGAACTGCATGCTGTGGAGGTAAGATAAAAAGCCAGATGACACCCAGGAGACAGTGGCCATATTGTGCGGTGATGTTAGGTGGTCACAGTGATGATCTATGACAAGGACTGAAAGAGTACTATAGGAGGCAAGAAACAAAATATGGCCTCTTTCTTAAATTACAATTAAAGACTGACTCCAAACCCAAAGCAAACACCAAAGCACATAAAACTGTTTCTTTGGTGATGAAGTGTGGAAGCTTGAATAACAGTTTAAGAGAAGAAGTCTGTGCAGTTCTCATTATAAAGTGTCTCACCAGAGGCCTCCTGGAATGTAGCAAAGAAGCCATCAAAGTTGTTATATCCATCGGACACAAAACGAATGTGCAAGGAATACCCTGAGCTTATGATTGGTGGAGGACTTTCACTGCCACAGTATCGACCAATAATAGGCGAGTCCATGCGGTCACCATCCCTCACCTCAACATAGTCATACCGACAACTGTGATCAAACTCCAGGCTGAGCATTGAGAACCTGCATGAAGaggaaaagcaaaacatttcaccttaactgttcagaatgtaatatagcctacacaatgacACTATCAAGTGCGCTAAGCGATGACTactattaaaggtgctctaaacgATGTTatgcggtttctaagctaaaacattttttgtcacatactgcaaacttcacctcaccatctgctagctgcctgtgccctgaatacactgtaaaaaaaaaaacacggtctctgtagacagcccaggctccaaaaacggcaacaaaaacaacttggtccagcctggaccataaaaacataacaaactgttccagccaatcgcCTAAGAGATGtttgtttaggagagtttcaattgcataggagggagggggagggagtagcaagctagctacctgttttgtttgaacgtcagcAGAAGTGACaatacccaacatcgcttagagcacctttaagtctGGCTGTACACTATAAAGTCAAAGACTACACTGGAGGCAAGTTTGTACAATTTGGAGCTTGCAAATTAGCATTGCACTTAATGTACAGCATATTAGATGATTGTGTTGAAAGTAAGTGGCAAAGTAGTATTTTAATTGTGGCTGTATTCCAGAACAGATTGATTAGTGATAATCACCTGAGGTCCACCGTCATTCCTCTGTTAACATATATGGTCCACTCACATTTGGCATTTATGGGATAACTTTCTAGAGTCACATGACCTTGACGCCTTCTGATAACACCTCCACATTctagacagaaaaaaaatagaaaatggTAATTGGCTATAATTTTGTTccctcaaaaaaggaaaaagcaaCACAGTTCTCTGGATTTCCTCTGTTCGTAATTCAATAATACCACAATAACACATTAACACAATGTTTATTGAATGTACACAATATTCAGATCATGCCTACATTTGTTTCAGAGCGCCTCTCTCCCACGGGGGAAACCCAACTTACTCATGCAGTCTCCTCCAGACCAGCCCTGACGGCACTCTGTGCAGTACTGCTCTCTGATATAGAAATCATCCTGGGCCTGCCATGTCCCATTGTTGCACGTCTTACAGTTCTCAAAAATGCTGCACCCTGTAAACACAGATGGAGAAAACAGCACGataacatttgtttgttttgtctgtaaCTTAACTAGTTGTTATATGATACAGCTGCAGTTGTCATACACTACAGTTCAAGAGTGTCTGGAGTATTTATATTTAGTGGGATTTATAGACAGTGTGGTGTTATTCAATTCTGTCTCCAGTGACATGTGTTTACACTGGAGGATGACATCAGGGGAGATGGGGGATAGGCTGCAACATGTTCATTTGGCGTCTCGCTGAAGTCAAAGGGAAACTTTGAGCTTCATCTCCATGAAGGTTATTTGTTATTGTGTCTGCCCACCTTGGTGTATAATGCAGGGATCACACTCGTCCAGCTCGTTGCGGCAACAGGGTACAGCGTAGCCCACCTGTGTGCTCTGCGACGGACACTTGCAACGGATTTGGTCGTACTCACAGCACGAGCGACACATGGCGTTCCACTCAGCGCTGGGACACTTGTCATCCTGGGGCCTGGAAACTGAGAGGGCAGATCAGGAAGCATGATCTCTCTGAATCATGATCTCTGGCATCAGGTGAGGCTTTTAGTGATGACTGGATGGTATTTACTCTGCCTGAGGAAGGTCTTGGAACGACTGCAGATTGATTGCTTGCAGATTTGATAAAAACATTCTTGTACAGATTTGAGTGTGCAGACTTTTCTTTTATTACTTAGATTGATGGCATGTAAAATATATGAGACACCTCTGTTTTGAAATGTGGAAAGTAATTCATAAAGTGGTGGCCACAGCATACTTTAGAGGGAATAATTAAGATCTGAACACTTTCACTGATCATATATGCGACTGTAAACATAACTGACTTGTGCCAATTTGCCTTGTCAAATGTACATGTTTTCCAGTGAACATGCCATTTATTTGTATCTACCACTAAACCATCCTATAAACAACACATTGCACAATCATCACTGCCTAAATTCTTCAGGAGAAATGGTTCAGATTAAAGATTAAAGTATCAAGCATAAATTTATACGAGTCGATTTTGAGGTTTGTGTTTAAACGAGAGCAGTGATTTCTGCAGACACTTTGACttctcctgtctgtctctctgattCTACACGCTGACTAGACAGATGAAACAACAGCAGGGAATGTCTCAGATAATAGTCATCTCTGTGGAGAAAAACACAGTCA
The Alosa sapidissima isolate fAloSap1 chromosome 14, fAloSap1.pri, whole genome shotgun sequence DNA segment above includes these coding regions:
- the pamr1a gene encoding inactive serine protease PAMR1; translated protein: MHSLVRPKIRAQLNLNRSQNPFWPLFALHAMLLCVCTTAWPHVSRPQDDKCPSAEWNAMCRSCCEYDQIRCKCPSQSTQVGYAVPCCRNELDECDPCIIHQGCSIFENCKTCNNGTWQAQDDFYIREQYCTECRQGWSGGDCMKCGGVIRRRQGHVTLESYPINAKCEWTIYVNRGMTVDLRFSMLSLEFDHSCRYDYVEVRDGDRMDSPIIGRYCGSESPPPIISSGYSLHIRFVSDGYNNFDGFFATFQEASACSSSPCLHGGTCNLDPVQSFRCACPADYTGHQCETSVPLKKACGVPPTPLDGDFTLLYEASGNALSMVQYSCHKSYRLHGTTQRSCLSNGTWSGASPMCVKDSNKNNCPSLPKLQHGYYKTTARKTSHTVDFHCKNSYVLSGNSRRSCLADGTWSGKQPQCVKACREPKVSKLVKQRIHPPHVALRRNTTLHGLHSLTNLRIPGTATLSEEVTPIEPLPAGFHSQYTQIEYECASPLYQHFGSAQRTCLKTGKWSGQHVSCSPVCGKLGSVSPQTLADTQWPWHAAIYHHISGARAGRTESEEARFGGGRIGDNRGERWRLTCSGTLVNQYSVVVAAHCVTEPGSAQHVRPADIKVVMGKRNLRVHMNTETSDFLRVAAILIHPNYNLTGPDSDLAVLKLLDKARISEHVMPVCLPRLQGGEVTAQQGYAIDWPLPENSAQDDTAVSAHTGLIELRDVLQCERQYRLNGLPVALTDNMLCGRQHPHSPTPVCYSATGGVVMVQSPPSPRSPHLSPLSGDDRHDSDSDQGVWELVGLVSFGYEQRKCSPELYIIYTRVNNLKDWIEKSIK